The proteins below are encoded in one region of Effusibacillus dendaii:
- a CDS encoding 3D domain-containing protein, producing MKTKKTYLLALLVLMASLFLPSSITLTQAKDVCDCHKQSLQSALASRSGFSTWQNKEPFVSHQIKAGDTLSGLAQLYGTDIATLIAMNSVTDPRALQIGQTLTIPKSLKQQQIPAVMSTDKIMNFNLTAYTAGPESTGKYPGHPGYGITSTGTRATEGRTIAVDPHVIPYGTKVYIEGVGIRTAEDTGGAINGNRIDVYMEDLGQALRFGVKKNVRVYVLSSPNG from the coding sequence ATGAAAACGAAAAAAACGTATTTACTTGCCTTGCTTGTGTTGATGGCCAGTCTGTTTCTGCCCTCGTCGATAACATTGACACAGGCAAAAGATGTGTGCGATTGCCATAAACAATCGCTGCAGTCCGCTCTTGCATCCCGTTCCGGTTTTTCAACTTGGCAAAACAAGGAGCCTTTTGTTTCGCATCAAATCAAGGCTGGGGATACCCTATCCGGCTTGGCCCAACTTTATGGCACAGATATCGCAACCCTGATCGCCATGAACAGTGTTACAGATCCTCGCGCTTTACAAATCGGTCAAACGCTGACAATCCCCAAATCGTTAAAACAACAGCAAATTCCGGCTGTGATGAGTACTGATAAAATTATGAATTTCAATTTGACTGCTTACACAGCGGGACCGGAGTCTACCGGCAAATATCCGGGCCATCCGGGATACGGCATTACATCAACAGGCACACGAGCTACAGAAGGACGCACCATTGCCGTTGACCCACATGTCATTCCGTATGGCACAAAGGTCTATATTGAGGGCGTTGGCATCCGCACAGCAGAAGATACGGGCGGTGCAATCAACGGCAACCGAATTGACGTATATATGGAGGATCTCGGACAAGCCCTCCGATTCGGGGTCAAGAAAAATGTGCGCGTCTATGTACTTTCATCTCCGAATGGATAA